The following are from one region of the Ischnura elegans chromosome X, ioIscEleg1.1, whole genome shotgun sequence genome:
- the LOC124171929 gene encoding serine/threonine-protein kinase LATS1 isoform X2 codes for MGQQTNMNPAVGKSSTRSSGYHQKALAQIRNSLLPFANSGENGSSAASTISTLSTTSGVSSASGLSNASGSTGLNGFEKDLALFRQAHQQIVSMGYTEERALKGTGGRLEPNLDLLISKPNCEQPNGLGKLPATSLSTLSSKLIRKPSLERDLHRGSPALDSGAGSSRSDSPRLAYAPQPSDVSPLPHPQLSRQYSPSNFSEPPPPTPPRCGSSSGPPSTPPPPPHLAPQEYRAQQFPYGAAPTNMQQRLKRMSPAPPCPTPQRGTSPVTLGGNGGVGSGGAGSRQPMIVQNGPQAQQQLSQQMQALSMYPSGAGGAVATEPPPPYPTGSSAAPPVPPPKLATPPPSYTASLQSRQSPTQDYRKSPSMYSAHVGAAPPAPAPPSSPCSSPASPTASTVARPTPLQACWSRQAKTQPPIIMQSVKSTQVQKPVLQTAIAPTAPPTAAPGPSGPPPPPSYASSIQQKQPPPAPPPYGLSLQPPPPAAQKPEAPPPPGAQTVSQSGVQASVAPQSPAPFPAATTAAPVISIPTTDPPSYASTMQALAAQRGMATQVTPAPAAHLHHHLASPGAGGGGGGAGPSLPPPPPYGLARALPSTPPPDTVDALPKAQVATVESSMGPRPSPGVCPASSRHQYPMPLPHHQPLQRKYSPVIADGGAGRSESPGPQPEGRAPPRRPPSPDEGPPPPPAHECTPAQNGRHSLPPANKGGNHNNNHTCGNGGAAAGGATGNGSTPPAYKINHQSPIPERKHMSKEKEEERRDSKVRNYSPQAFKFYMEQHVENLMKSHQQRMVRRMQLENEMAKIELSAEARCQMRKMLSQKESNYIRLKRAKMDKSMFTKIKPIGVGAFGEVALVKKIDTKHLYAMKTLRKADVLKRNQVAHVKAERDILAEADNEWVVKLYYSFQDKDNLYFVMDYIPGGDLMSLLIKLGIFQEPLARFYIAELTCAVESVHKMGFIHRDIKPDNILIDRDGHIKLTDFGLCTGFRWTHNSKYYQRNEHGRQDSMDPAEDWSNECRCHQLKPLERRRRREHQRCLAHSLVGTPNYIAPEVLLRTGYTQLCDWWSVGVILYEMLVGQPPFLANTPAETQLKVINWETTLHIPPQANLSPEGKDLILKLCTGSDTRLGRNAAEVKAHAFFSSIDFEKGLRRQSAPHIPQIHFPTDTSNFDPVDPDRLHNGGGTGGSELSDEWLDNARQPFHGFFEFTFRRFFDDGGGGPVYHNRISLDDNDNPGPVYV; via the exons gAGCGTGCCTTGAAAGGCACTGGAGGGCGCTTGGAACCAAATCTTGATCTCCTCATCAGCAAGCCTAATTGTGAACAACCGAATGGCTTGGGTAAACTTCCAGCCACCAGCTTGTCTACTCTCTCTTCGAAACTCATCAGGAAGCCCAGCTTGGAGCGAGACCTTCACAGGGGAAGTCCAGCCTTGGACAGTGGTGCTGGAAGCTCTCGCTCCGACAGCCCCCGACTTGCCTACGCCCCCCAGCCATCCGACGTGTCGCCGCTGCCCCACCCGCAGCTAAGCCGCCAATACTCCCCAAGCAACTTCTCCGAGCCTCCACCCCCGACGCCCCCAAGATGCGGCTCCTCCTCGGGCCCGCCGTCCACTCCCCCGCCCCCGCCGCACCTCGCCCCCCAAGAGTACCGCGCCCAGCAGTTCCCCTATGGCGCGGCCCCCACCAACATGCAACAGCGGCTCAAAAGAATGTCGCCTGCACCACCATGCCCCACGCCCCAGAGAGGAACCAGCCCCGTGACGCTCGGAGGCAACGGTGGCGTCGGGTCGGGTGGTGCAGGGAGCCGACAGCCAATGATCGTGCAGAACGGGCCACAAGCCCAGCAGCAGCTAAGCCAGCAGATGCAGGCCCTCAGCATGTACCCATCGGGGGCGGGTGGGGCGGTGGCCACCGAGCCTCCTCCTCCCTACCCCACGGGCTCGAGCGCCGCGCCCCCGGTGCCACCGCCCAAGCTCGCCACCCCGCCGCCATCGTACACGGCGTCGCTGCAGAGCCGACAGAGCCCCACGCAGGACTACCGCAAGAGCCCGTCCATGTATTCGGCGCATGTGGGTGCCGCGCCGCCCGCACCAGCGCCACCCTCCTCGCCCTGCTCGTCGCCCGCATCGCCCACCGCATCCACCGTGGCGCGGCCCACGCCGTTGCAGGCGTGCTGGTCGCGGCAAGCGAAGACGCAACCGCCCATCATCATGCAGTCGGTGAAGAGTACGCAAGTGCAGAAGCCCGTGCTGCAGACGGCGATCGCTCCCACGGCGCCCCCCACGGCCGCTCCCGGACCCTCGGGTCCCCCGCCCCCGCCCTCGTACGCCTCTTCGATCCAGCAAAAGCAGCCCCCGCCCGCCCCACCCCCCTATGGTCTCTCGCTGCAGCCGCCGCCCCCCGCGGCGCAGAAGCCGGAGGCGCCACCCCCGCCGGGGGCCCAGACGGTGTCACAATCGGGCGTGCAGGCATCAGTGGCCCCGCAATCACCCGCGCCGTTCCCCGCCGCCACCACCGCGGCACCCGTCATCTCCATCCCGACCACCGACCCGCCAAGCTACGCGAGCACCATGCAGGCGCTGGCAGCTCAGCGTGGCATGGCGACGCAGGTGACGCCGGCGCCCGCCGCACACCTGCACCACCACCTAGCGTCGCCGGGAGCGGGCGGCGGCGGTGGCGGAGCCGGGCCCAGCCTGCCCCCGCCACCCCCCTACGGCCTGGCGCGAGCCCTGCCCTCGACGCCTCCCCCCGACACAGTGGACGCGTTGCCCAAGGCGCAGGTGGCCACGGTGGAGAGCTCGATGGGGCCGCGTCCGTCGCCGGGCGTGTGCCCCGCTTCCAGCCGCCATCAGTACCCCATGCCCCTGCCGCACCACCAGCCCCTCCAAAGAAAGTACTCGCCTGTGATCGCGGATGGCGGTGCGGGCCGCTCGGAGAGCCCGGGGCCGCAACCCGAGGGCAGGGCGCCCCCACGGAGGCCGCCCTCGCCGGACGAGGGCCCACCGCCGCCCCCTGCCCACGAGTGCACCCCCGCGCAGAACGGTAGACACAGCCTGCCGCCAGCCAACAAGGGCGGCAATCACAACAACAATCACACGTGTGGGAACGGCGGTGCGGCTGCTGGCGGTGCGACGGGCAACGGCTCGACGCCGCCTGCGTACAAGATCAACCACCAGTCACCCATCCCTGAGAGGAAGCACATGAGCAAGGAGAAGGAAGAGGAGCGACGGGACTCGAAGGTGCGCAACTACTCACCACAAGCTTTCAAGTTCTACATGGAGCAGCATGTGGAGAACCTGATGAAGTCACATCAGCAGCGGATGGTTCGGCGCATGCAGCTTGAGAATGAGATGGCCAAGATAGAACTCAGTGCGGAGGCCCGGTGTCAGATGCGGAAGATGCTGTCGCAGAAGGAATCGAATTACATTCGATTAAAGAGGGCTAAAATGGACAAGTCCATGTTCACGAAAATAAAGCCCATTGGTGTGGGTGCATTTGGAGAGGTGGCTTTGGTCAAAAAGATTGACACTAAACATCTTTATGCCATGAAAACACTGCGTAAAGCAGATGTATTGAAACGGAATCAGGTGGCTCATGTGAAAGCTGAGCGAGACATTCTGGCTGAAGCTGATAATGAATGGGTTGTCAAACTCTATTATTCCTTTCAG GATAAAGATAACCTCTACTTTGTTATGGATTACATCCCTGGTGGAGATCTCATGTCTCTTCTAATCAAGTTGGGAATCTTCCAAGAGCCACTTGCAAG GTTCTACATAGCTGAACTGACTTGTGctgttgaaagtgtacataaaaTGGGATTTATTCATCGAGACATCAAACCAGATAATATTCTGATTGACCGTGATGGCCATATAAAACTTACAGACTTTGGACTCTGTACTGGATTCCGGTGGACCCATAATTCCAAATATTATCAAAGGAATG AGCATGGTCGGCAGGACTCAATGGATCCAGCTGAAGATTGGAGCAATGAATGCCGTTGTCATCAACTGAAACCCTTGGAGAGGCGTAGGCGGAGGGAACATCAGAGGTGCTTGGCACACTCTTTGGTCGGCACTCCTAATTACATCGCACCTGAAGTTCTGCTGAGGACAGGCTACACACAACTCTGTGATTGGTGGAGCGTTGGCGTGATCCTGTATGAAATGCTTGTGGGCCAGCCACCTTTCTTGGCAAACACACCAGCTGAAACTCAACTGAAG GTGATAAACTGGGAGACAACCTTGCACATTCCTCCTCAAGCCAACCTTTCACCTGAAGGCAAGGATCTGATTTTGAAGCTTTGCACTGGTTCAGACACACGTCTTGGAAGGAATGCTGCTGAGGTGAAGGCCCATGCATTCTTCAGCAGCATTGACTTTGAGAAAGGGTTACGTCGTCAATCTGCTCCGCATATCCCTCAAATCCACTTTCCAACCGATACTTCAAACTTTGACCCAGTGGACCCAGATAGACTGCACAATGGAGGAGGCACTGGGGGTTCTGAGCTCTCTGATGAGTGGCTGGATAATGCCCGCCAGCCTTTCCATGGATTCTTTGAGTTCACTTTCCGTAGGTTCTTTGATGATGGTGGTGGAGGCCCAGTGTATCATAACAGGATTAGTTTAGATGATAATGACAACCCAGGACCAGTGTACgtatga
- the LOC124171929 gene encoding serine/threonine-protein kinase LATS1 isoform X1: MGQQTNMNPAVGKSSTRSSGYHQKALAQIRNSLLPFANSGENGSSAASTISTLSTTSGVSSASGLSNASGSTGLNGFEKDLALFRQAHQQIVSMGYTEERALKGTGGRLEPNLDLLISKPNCEQPNGLGKLPATSLSTLSSKLIRKPSLERDLHRGSPALDSGAGSSRSDSPRLAYAPQPSDVSPLPHPQLSRQYSPSNFSEPPPPTPPRCGSSSGPPSTPPPPPHLAPQEYRAQQFPYGAAPTNMQQRLKRMSPAPPCPTPQRGTSPVTLGGNGGVGSGGAGSRQPMIVQNGPQAQQQLSQQMQALSMYPSGAGGAVATEPPPPYPTGSSAAPPVPPPKLATPPPSYTASLQSRQSPTQDYRKSPSMYSAHVGAAPPAPAPPSSPCSSPASPTASTVARPTPLQACWSRQAKTQPPIIMQSVKSTQVQKPVLQTAIAPTAPPTAAPGPSGPPPPPSYASSIQQKQPPPAPPPYGLSLQPPPPAAQKPEAPPPPGAQTVSQSGVQASVAPQSPAPFPAATTAAPVISIPTTDPPSYASTMQALAAQRGMATQVTPAPAAHLHHHLASPGAGGGGGGAGPSLPPPPPYGLARALPSTPPPDTVDALPKAQVATVESSMGPRPSPGVCPASSRHQYPMPLPHHQPLQRKYSPVIADGGAGRSESPGPQPEGRAPPRRPPSPDEGPPPPPAHECTPAQNGRHSLPPANKGGNHNNNHTCGNGGAAAGGATGNGSTPPAYKINHQSPIPERKHMSKEKEEERRDSKVRNYSPQAFKFYMEQHVENLMKSHQQRMVRRMQLENEMAKIELSAEARCQMRKMLSQKESNYIRLKRAKMDKSMFTKIKPIGVGAFGEVALVKKIDTKHLYAMKTLRKADVLKRNQVAHVKAERDILAEADNEWVVKLYYSFQDKDNLYFVMDYIPGGDLMSLLIKLGIFQEPLARFYIAELTCAVESVHKMGFIHRDIKPDNILIDRDGHIKLTDFGLCTGFRWTHNSKYYQRNGEHGRQDSMDPAEDWSNECRCHQLKPLERRRRREHQRCLAHSLVGTPNYIAPEVLLRTGYTQLCDWWSVGVILYEMLVGQPPFLANTPAETQLKVINWETTLHIPPQANLSPEGKDLILKLCTGSDTRLGRNAAEVKAHAFFSSIDFEKGLRRQSAPHIPQIHFPTDTSNFDPVDPDRLHNGGGTGGSELSDEWLDNARQPFHGFFEFTFRRFFDDGGGGPVYHNRISLDDNDNPGPVYV, from the exons gAGCGTGCCTTGAAAGGCACTGGAGGGCGCTTGGAACCAAATCTTGATCTCCTCATCAGCAAGCCTAATTGTGAACAACCGAATGGCTTGGGTAAACTTCCAGCCACCAGCTTGTCTACTCTCTCTTCGAAACTCATCAGGAAGCCCAGCTTGGAGCGAGACCTTCACAGGGGAAGTCCAGCCTTGGACAGTGGTGCTGGAAGCTCTCGCTCCGACAGCCCCCGACTTGCCTACGCCCCCCAGCCATCCGACGTGTCGCCGCTGCCCCACCCGCAGCTAAGCCGCCAATACTCCCCAAGCAACTTCTCCGAGCCTCCACCCCCGACGCCCCCAAGATGCGGCTCCTCCTCGGGCCCGCCGTCCACTCCCCCGCCCCCGCCGCACCTCGCCCCCCAAGAGTACCGCGCCCAGCAGTTCCCCTATGGCGCGGCCCCCACCAACATGCAACAGCGGCTCAAAAGAATGTCGCCTGCACCACCATGCCCCACGCCCCAGAGAGGAACCAGCCCCGTGACGCTCGGAGGCAACGGTGGCGTCGGGTCGGGTGGTGCAGGGAGCCGACAGCCAATGATCGTGCAGAACGGGCCACAAGCCCAGCAGCAGCTAAGCCAGCAGATGCAGGCCCTCAGCATGTACCCATCGGGGGCGGGTGGGGCGGTGGCCACCGAGCCTCCTCCTCCCTACCCCACGGGCTCGAGCGCCGCGCCCCCGGTGCCACCGCCCAAGCTCGCCACCCCGCCGCCATCGTACACGGCGTCGCTGCAGAGCCGACAGAGCCCCACGCAGGACTACCGCAAGAGCCCGTCCATGTATTCGGCGCATGTGGGTGCCGCGCCGCCCGCACCAGCGCCACCCTCCTCGCCCTGCTCGTCGCCCGCATCGCCCACCGCATCCACCGTGGCGCGGCCCACGCCGTTGCAGGCGTGCTGGTCGCGGCAAGCGAAGACGCAACCGCCCATCATCATGCAGTCGGTGAAGAGTACGCAAGTGCAGAAGCCCGTGCTGCAGACGGCGATCGCTCCCACGGCGCCCCCCACGGCCGCTCCCGGACCCTCGGGTCCCCCGCCCCCGCCCTCGTACGCCTCTTCGATCCAGCAAAAGCAGCCCCCGCCCGCCCCACCCCCCTATGGTCTCTCGCTGCAGCCGCCGCCCCCCGCGGCGCAGAAGCCGGAGGCGCCACCCCCGCCGGGGGCCCAGACGGTGTCACAATCGGGCGTGCAGGCATCAGTGGCCCCGCAATCACCCGCGCCGTTCCCCGCCGCCACCACCGCGGCACCCGTCATCTCCATCCCGACCACCGACCCGCCAAGCTACGCGAGCACCATGCAGGCGCTGGCAGCTCAGCGTGGCATGGCGACGCAGGTGACGCCGGCGCCCGCCGCACACCTGCACCACCACCTAGCGTCGCCGGGAGCGGGCGGCGGCGGTGGCGGAGCCGGGCCCAGCCTGCCCCCGCCACCCCCCTACGGCCTGGCGCGAGCCCTGCCCTCGACGCCTCCCCCCGACACAGTGGACGCGTTGCCCAAGGCGCAGGTGGCCACGGTGGAGAGCTCGATGGGGCCGCGTCCGTCGCCGGGCGTGTGCCCCGCTTCCAGCCGCCATCAGTACCCCATGCCCCTGCCGCACCACCAGCCCCTCCAAAGAAAGTACTCGCCTGTGATCGCGGATGGCGGTGCGGGCCGCTCGGAGAGCCCGGGGCCGCAACCCGAGGGCAGGGCGCCCCCACGGAGGCCGCCCTCGCCGGACGAGGGCCCACCGCCGCCCCCTGCCCACGAGTGCACCCCCGCGCAGAACGGTAGACACAGCCTGCCGCCAGCCAACAAGGGCGGCAATCACAACAACAATCACACGTGTGGGAACGGCGGTGCGGCTGCTGGCGGTGCGACGGGCAACGGCTCGACGCCGCCTGCGTACAAGATCAACCACCAGTCACCCATCCCTGAGAGGAAGCACATGAGCAAGGAGAAGGAAGAGGAGCGACGGGACTCGAAGGTGCGCAACTACTCACCACAAGCTTTCAAGTTCTACATGGAGCAGCATGTGGAGAACCTGATGAAGTCACATCAGCAGCGGATGGTTCGGCGCATGCAGCTTGAGAATGAGATGGCCAAGATAGAACTCAGTGCGGAGGCCCGGTGTCAGATGCGGAAGATGCTGTCGCAGAAGGAATCGAATTACATTCGATTAAAGAGGGCTAAAATGGACAAGTCCATGTTCACGAAAATAAAGCCCATTGGTGTGGGTGCATTTGGAGAGGTGGCTTTGGTCAAAAAGATTGACACTAAACATCTTTATGCCATGAAAACACTGCGTAAAGCAGATGTATTGAAACGGAATCAGGTGGCTCATGTGAAAGCTGAGCGAGACATTCTGGCTGAAGCTGATAATGAATGGGTTGTCAAACTCTATTATTCCTTTCAG GATAAAGATAACCTCTACTTTGTTATGGATTACATCCCTGGTGGAGATCTCATGTCTCTTCTAATCAAGTTGGGAATCTTCCAAGAGCCACTTGCAAG GTTCTACATAGCTGAACTGACTTGTGctgttgaaagtgtacataaaaTGGGATTTATTCATCGAGACATCAAACCAGATAATATTCTGATTGACCGTGATGGCCATATAAAACTTACAGACTTTGGACTCTGTACTGGATTCCGGTGGACCCATAATTCCAAATATTATCAAAGGAATG GAGAGCATGGTCGGCAGGACTCAATGGATCCAGCTGAAGATTGGAGCAATGAATGCCGTTGTCATCAACTGAAACCCTTGGAGAGGCGTAGGCGGAGGGAACATCAGAGGTGCTTGGCACACTCTTTGGTCGGCACTCCTAATTACATCGCACCTGAAGTTCTGCTGAGGACAGGCTACACACAACTCTGTGATTGGTGGAGCGTTGGCGTGATCCTGTATGAAATGCTTGTGGGCCAGCCACCTTTCTTGGCAAACACACCAGCTGAAACTCAACTGAAG GTGATAAACTGGGAGACAACCTTGCACATTCCTCCTCAAGCCAACCTTTCACCTGAAGGCAAGGATCTGATTTTGAAGCTTTGCACTGGTTCAGACACACGTCTTGGAAGGAATGCTGCTGAGGTGAAGGCCCATGCATTCTTCAGCAGCATTGACTTTGAGAAAGGGTTACGTCGTCAATCTGCTCCGCATATCCCTCAAATCCACTTTCCAACCGATACTTCAAACTTTGACCCAGTGGACCCAGATAGACTGCACAATGGAGGAGGCACTGGGGGTTCTGAGCTCTCTGATGAGTGGCTGGATAATGCCCGCCAGCCTTTCCATGGATTCTTTGAGTTCACTTTCCGTAGGTTCTTTGATGATGGTGGTGGAGGCCCAGTGTATCATAACAGGATTAGTTTAGATGATAATGACAACCCAGGACCAGTGTACgtatga